A genomic segment from Lutibacter sp. A80 encodes:
- a CDS encoding NAD(P)/FAD-dependent oxidoreductase, with amino-acid sequence MTTTKKDNWKICNTCKGQGKKRRRIRKKALLNYQKALDTFNKSSTNKTPPKRPRGHLEVCSKCGGSGLVTATETTIPKTDTYPHIAIIGAGIGGVALAVACQHRGIPFTLYERDSDFNARSQGYGLTLQQASKAIDGFGLFSLKEGVVSTRHIVHTTTGTIIGEWGMRKWLHENSKTTPKRTNIHIARQSLRLNLLNQLNNNSVQWNHQLIALKNNSDNSIDLSFKVNDSIKNTKADLIVGADGIRSTVRKFLFDEETMPLRYLGCIVILGICPLKNIETIKSELLDCKTVFQTANGNERIYVMPFTSNTLMWQLSFPISESKAIKLSALGPSALKKEACKRTQWHTPIPELVTATLETQISGYPVYDRELLKPELLEKSGPITLIGDAAHPMSPFKGQGANQALLDALSLARNITTGCSPYINWKEIGIRKSVLQNFEEEMLKRSAIKVKDSAKAAQFLHSDIVLHKGNEPRGRCEKNVYKRSDDIP; translated from the coding sequence ATGACTACTACAAAAAAAGACAACTGGAAAATTTGTAATACCTGTAAAGGTCAAGGAAAAAAAAGGCGAAGAATTCGTAAAAAAGCACTACTAAATTATCAAAAAGCATTAGATACATTTAATAAATCGAGTACAAACAAAACACCTCCTAAACGCCCTCGAGGTCACTTAGAAGTTTGCTCAAAGTGTGGTGGATCTGGTTTAGTTACAGCCACAGAAACTACAATTCCTAAAACAGATACTTATCCGCATATTGCAATAATAGGCGCAGGTATTGGAGGTGTAGCATTAGCAGTTGCCTGTCAACATAGAGGCATTCCATTTACACTATATGAGCGCGATAGTGATTTTAATGCTAGATCTCAAGGGTATGGACTCACATTACAACAAGCAAGCAAAGCAATTGATGGTTTTGGACTTTTCTCTCTAAAAGAAGGTGTGGTTTCTACACGGCACATTGTACATACCACAACTGGAACTATAATTGGTGAATGGGGTATGCGAAAATGGTTGCACGAAAATTCTAAAACAACTCCAAAACGCACTAATATACATATTGCAAGACAATCGCTTCGTTTAAATTTACTGAATCAACTTAACAATAACTCAGTACAATGGAATCATCAACTTATTGCATTAAAAAACAATAGCGATAATTCTATAGATTTAAGCTTTAAAGTTAATGACTCTATTAAAAATACCAAAGCAGATTTAATTGTTGGTGCTGATGGTATTCGAAGTACTGTCCGCAAATTTTTATTTGATGAAGAAACAATGCCACTTCGTTATTTAGGTTGTATTGTAATATTAGGTATTTGTCCTTTAAAAAATATTGAAACAATTAAAAGTGAATTGCTAGATTGCAAAACAGTTTTTCAAACAGCCAATGGAAACGAACGCATTTACGTAATGCCTTTTACTTCAAACACTTTAATGTGGCAATTAAGTTTTCCAATTTCAGAATCAAAAGCAATAAAGTTAAGTGCATTAGGCCCTTCTGCATTAAAAAAAGAAGCATGTAAAAGAACACAATGGCACACGCCTATTCCTGAACTAGTAACAGCTACTTTAGAAACTCAAATTTCTGGTTACCCTGTTTACGATAGAGAATTATTGAAACCAGAGCTATTAGAAAAATCAGGACCTATAACATTAATTGGAGATGCAGCCCACCCAATGAGTCCGTTTAAAGGACAAGGAGCCAATCAGGCTCTGTTAGATGCTTTAAGTTTGGCAAGAAACATAACTACTGGTTGCAGCCCTTATATAAATTGGAAAGAAATTGGAATTAGAAAAAGTGTTTTACAAAATTTTGAAGAAGAAATGCTAAAACGTAGTGCTATAAAAGTGAAAGATTCTGCCAAAGCAGCACAATTTTTACATTCAGATATAGTGCTTCATAAAGGAAATGAACCTAGAGGGCGGTGCGAAAAAAATGTCTATAAAAGAAGTGATGACATTCCCTAA